The DNA region AAGGCACCTGTTCAAATTCCTTTAGGACTTGAAAGAGTTGAGGCTAGAATGGTTCCTATGCCAATCACGTTAGCATGCAGATTTGTATTCCCCCTTTAGATAACAAGTGGGGGGATTCTTTAAGGCCAATGTGTGGCTAAGAGCAAATCAACCAAATCAAACAGTAATAATATTCTCAATTCTCGCCCAAAGCATGGTTTCTTTTTTAGATAGATGCGCACAAGGGGATTAGAGGGTAGGTTGTTTGTTATCACCATATTTTTGAATAAGATAAAATATCTAAGGTCAAAAGGTTAAGGACTTGGTTTCAGCTTCACCATAATTTTTCATATTGTCATGTATTCTTCCTTGTTACCGTTTCGATATTCTATACAAGATTCATCTTTGATAGCATGCAGGCACATGCTATCAAAGAGTATTGAGGCAAATAAGAGTATCAGTTATCAGAGTTTAACACATAAGAGTGCTGCATTAGAAAGTTTTTAATTCCTCAAGTGGGATATTGGACCATATCAGAGTTTATAAGACTTAAAAGTGTGTATTAGAGAGCCTTAAATTTCCCAAGTGGAATATTGGACCACAGTTAGGCACATGGTTCTTAACATACTAAGATTAGAAGTTATAGCCTGTAGGTTTATCTGTTAACCTAAAAGAGAAGAGTCAAACATATCAACTTACAAAACTCGAAACTACCAAGAGCATGTAACCTACTGGAGTATAAACACACCACTCTGATATCAACCAATCAAtcaataaataaataaacataATATGATCCTGCCACAGCCGTAAGAATGATGTTACAAAAATATATCTAGTACCTGAAGGTGACTGAGGACCATTTGATGGTGATTGAAGTGCATCTTTGCATGCTGAGTTAATCTGCTTCCCACATAAACCAAGGTTCCCAACGAAGCTACATTATCAAAAACCAAATTCAGTTGGGCTCCAAGAAAATGAGAATGTAGCATTGCTACTCATTGGAGTATGGAGAGGATTGTGTCTAAGATAGATACGATCCTGAATAAAACAGGGAAAATAACTCACGATGTCTCATTGAAATTGAGAAGTGAACCAGAAGATGGTATTTCTCCTGTCAGGAAGTTCATGGAAACATTGCTGCACAAGTAACATTTTTCCATAAATTATTTATAACCATTAATTTGCCACGACCATTATcaacaagaaaaaaaaacttacAATGATGTAAGTTTGGACAGCTTATCAAGAGAATGTGGAATAGATCCGCTCAACGTATTACTGGATAAGTCCCTGGAGCAGGAAAAAATTACTCTGAATTATTAGTCTATTTCGGGGGGGGGATCTGATATGTAGTGCATAATAAAAGATTAACACTGATACTTTGAAAATTAGTTAATAGTCCATTGAAATTTAAAAATGCCATTCTGAACTTACAATGCCCCAAGTTCCACCAGATCACCAAATTCTGAAGGGATGTATCCACTTAAATAATTTCCTTGTAGATACCTGCAAGTCATCGCACATCAGAAGAACAAAAGCCATTATTGTACAGTAAATCCTGGAACGCATAAGAAGCATGCAATTAATTGATCTGACTTAGTATTATTCATGGACTAATTTATACACTATCAACCCTTGGTGCCCTGAACAATGCAGACTAGTAATAATGAGAAAACTTACAATTGCTGCAGCTTGGTACAGTTTCCCAATTCAGGAGGGAGTGAACCATACAAACTGTTCCCCTGCAGTGATCTAGACGACAACAAAAAAAAACCATTTAGATGTATCACCAAATTATATAAACCAACATGAAAAGGTCACAAAATGCCAGCTTTAGGAACAAACTTACAAAGTTTGCAACTGATTTAACCTTCCAATTTCTGGCGGTATTGGTCCAACTAATCTGTGATATGCAAGAATCCTGAATGAAGCAGTAGTCAGATATTTATGCTAGTTTAATTCAACGTATTAAAATTTCATTCTCTAATGTTAGAAAAATGTTATCCTATAAAAAACCAAATTACTGATGCAAAACAGTGAATAGCTAGATGAAATTGAGCAATTCACAACTGAGTTAAAGTAAAAAACAGTTCTTCCATTCTTACAGATTAATCACTCTCTTGCTATGACTATCGCATCTAACACCCTTCCAATTGCAGGGGTCTGCATCTTGCTCGTGCCAATTTAGAAAGACCCCATCTGAATTTGTAACTGCCTTCTTGAAGGCAAGAAGTGCTTCCCCTGTACGAGAACATTGAATGTTAGCATTTTGGAAAAGGCGGGGAAAAAAATGCTCCGCAAAAAGCAACATAACCATCACATACCATCCGAACTCAGTGTTCTTGCCTCATGAGCAACAAGGTGCAGAATTATCAAAATGAAGAGGTAGCTGGGCTGTTTCCTTAGGAAAGAGCCCATTGATAATCAGCTGATGAAGCATATATAATCAGCACATACTATTCCAGTTTCCAGATGTCATTGAAGCATATtggcgtgtgtgtgtgtgtctttCAAACCAGAGATGGACTTAACACGCGGCCACTACCAGCATGGCCAAATAGATTTCCGAACCTGGAATGCGAAGAATCATATGAATTAAATTAACTAGACAAAGCCATAATCAGAAACGCCTCAACCAATAAACAACCATGGCATCACTACATCAAACACACACTGGATCAAATGCAGTACATGTCAACGGCAGACAAGGGGAATTAAGGCAATCTTGTGATGCAAACCTTCCTAACTGGCATATGCATAATTGTTTCAGCGACAAAAGCCTTTAAAGGGGGGATGACAACTGGGGAGAACCAGAAATCCTCTACTTCAAACAGAGAAAACGTGGTGCTAACGCGCCCTGTCACCCCCGCTTAAATCCACAGCCACTCAGTTCTAGCTCCCAGCAATTCAATGCCTCCTTCAGAAACTTCCAAAAAGACAGGAAAAAGTCCAGCTCACCAGTCGGCACTACCCAACGCGCGCATGCATCCTGAGTCAGAGCCCGTTCGAGGCTCCAAACACAGTCCATCTACACGCGGCACTACCGACACGCGAGCCGAGCGCAGCAATCTGGGGGACGGCGGCAGCCTAACGCGCCAACATTTACCGCGGCGGCCACCCACCAGACCCAGCGCGAATCAGCAGGAACAGCAGCAGATCCGGTGCGAGAACAGCGTACCTGCGCCGCGCGGACGCCGGCGGGAAGCACCGCGGCGATCTGGGGACGGGGCTCGGGCGcgctgccgcggcggcgagcgggggGGCAGACAGGCGACGACGGCCGGACGACACGGTAGCGGCGGGAGGTGTGGCGAGGGGACGGAGGGAGGGCCGGAGGGCGACGAAAGGGCTGGAGGGATTAGGCGGCCGCTGCTGTGCTGAGGCGCCGAGCAGTGTACTGGGAACTGGACCTGGGTGGGCGGGCGAGCGAGCGTGCGAgggaggagggggtggtggGAGTGAGGCGAGGCCGGGGGCCGTGAGGCGAGCGGTTTTGTCCGCGTGCGGTGGTGGGCGAGGGAGGAACGGGACACGGGACGAACAGCTAATCAGCCCCCGATTTTTGCTCGTCGCACCGCTTTCCCTGCCTTTTTCTTCTCCCCCCGCTGCCTTTTCTTCCCCGTCGGCTCGTCGCTAAAATCAATTGAGCAATCAGGGGCGCATGTACGTGTATGGCATGCGGGCTGAAAATGACATAACGTTTGGGGCCGAGAAAGCGAGAGATTCCTCCCGTGAAAGAGAGGGAGCGTTTCTAGCTGCGATGGGTGTTGCATGCCCTAGAGGGCCTAGACCGTTTGGTGAAAAGGTTTATTTCATTTCTATCTCTTGTCAAAAAAGATATTTGATTTATTCCTTGGATGTGCATACAAATTAGATGTAACTTCTTAACATGGTCGTCCATACTTTTCTCGTCCTACGCTTTTACATATATTTGATTATAGCCAAAAGGACTATTTAATTTATATCCCTTGGATATATGTAGATATTAATTGTATCTTCTTGATGCGCTTACGTACGTAGTATCCATTGATATTCTTTTTTTATTCTTTTAGGGTGGAAATGTCTCTTTTTTGCCATCATCTGTTTTTTCCGCTTTCCACTTATGTATCCTCTGCCACCATTGCATACTCTTGTCTGTAAGAAAATTTAGTCTTCTTTTTCTATAAAAAATTGTGTGCTGAACCAGATTGAGATTGGTGTGATGCTCCAATCCAACTTTAATTTGTATAATGTAATATGCTTAAATAACACTTTTTTTGAAAGACGCTTAAATAACACTTACACACAACGTTGGAGTATATTCATCTCCAACCTTCTCCTGCACCACCTTCCACATGTATGATCATGTTAGTCCATCACTGATGCGCATGTAAAATGTAAGATGAAAGGTGGTCCCATAGAAACTCAAAAACCTTAACCATATTTGAACTTGGACCTTAACCCCATTGAAGAAGTTGACATAGGACCCCAAATGTTCAAAACCCTAAAATACTAATGCTTTAATGGAAAATTTTGAATGGTATTAAAACCTCTTAATAATTTTGGATTTTGTTTTTTTCAAAATTTTTGGTGATTTCTCAAGGGACGTGAGGATGGACACGATGATGATCTTGGGTGCAAGTACTTCCAATTCTTATATCGCGTGAGGTTTGATGTATTTGTTGTCGCAATTCACAAGCAACATTACCTGTGTCATAACTTTCATTGACTTTTGATATATTTAGTTTGAAAGCATAAAGCCCACGTGTTTATATTTGCCTTGAAAGGCATAATATCAGAACTTATTAATTTTTATTAATACATTATAattaaaaatagcggtttaagGCACACATATTAAATATTTCCTAGTTGACTGAAATTTTGTTACCGAGATTCTCTTGAAGGCTTGAAGGCGTTCCCTCCAAAAAAAAACTTAGAAGGCGGTGCTATGGGTGCAGACACTAGTAGTACGTAAAGCGGAAGGAGGCGCTGCTGCGTGGGGCCGAAACCCTGACCGACGAAGGCGACCCAGAGGTTCCTAGCTGAGCTGTGCTGTCTCACACCCCGTGTCCTCTCTCGACGTGACCCTGTCCATCTGCCAAGCCAGCAGCCTGATTTTTACCCCGCCAAACTGCTGCTTCAGCTTGATTAGTAGGTAGCCACTTCAACCTGCTGAAGCGAAGGCAAAGCTACTGCTAGCAATAACATTGGTCATCTCATCTAAATGGATCATTACTAGTAAATAGTAATGTCAGATGCAAATAGATGTTACATCCATGGCCATGGAGTAAGTCAGGAAACTTAAGCACAAAGTGATAGTCATAGTATCCCATTCTCTGGCACAGTGGCATTGATGAACGTGAGCCAATGCATAGCGAGAGGAGAGGAACACGTCGCTACCATCCAACACCGGCTAGATCAGACAAGGCCGAATGGATAACTGGCAGGTCTCCAGCATCCATGACTTCCTTGCTGTTCTTTTCGATCGAAACGAGCGACGGCGCCGGGTCAGGCGGCCATCATAACTGCGCGAGGCCCCAACGGCCTCAGACTGGTGAGTGGGGAACGGGAAGCGCTTGGAACGCAAAGCCATCAATCCGTGGACACCACACCACAGCGCCCCACTTGCGCAATGACGAATTGACGATGCCCCTGCCCGCCTGTAGCCTGACGCGTGATGCATCTCTCGgctcccgcctccgccgcctggcCTCGCCGCCGCATCCGCCAGGGGGCTGGAGCCGTGAAGCTTTCCGGGCTCCATGTGCTTGTCGCGGCAGAAAACAACCGTGGCCGGCCGCGCCAGGCCGGCAGCAGAAGAGATGCGAGGGTTTGGCTCAATAAATTCAGCCCCTGCGGAGTCGGGCAAAGCAGCGGCCTGTGGGCGGTGAATGATGAGGGGGAAGCAGGGGTTTCTGTGCCAGTTGAGGTTCAGACTTCGGATAAAGTTGCGTCGAAGGATCCAATCAGCGAGCTCCTTTTGCCCAGTCAGATGTACAGGGCGCTTCAGTTGCGTCCTTTGCCTATTCTATTCTCGTCGCGGACAACGACGacaatcaattcaatttgtatCTAGAGCAAGTTCTCGTTAGATCAACCTGCACAAAAAATTACAGAAGGTTAATAGCCAGCGAGTCCCATAGAGAAGAGCAAGGTTAGTTTCTGACCGGTAATACTTGCCTCCACAATTTTTCTGAAGAGAACTTCACCATACGTCTATACGATGCTTCTACATGCACAGTGTTTCATATCATAACCACCGGCAGACAGTACCAGTCTCACTGTTATGGAATCATTAGCATAAATTTGGCAGGAAGCATGATGTCCGAATATAAAGGGCAAGTTGACAGCTTCTCATCACCAATAGTTCTGTACATGGTCATATACCAAAAGGAAATCCTAGGGCCCAAAACTAAACTTTACATTCAGTTACCAAGCAAGGGAAAAGCCTAGTAGAAGAACAATAACCTGCACAGGAAGGTAAAAAGCTCTACGGAACACTAATCGCTCATCCAACATGTCATGTACAATGACGAAGACAAAGGACGATGACAGCAAGTCAGCAACCATAAGTACGCGATGGATCAAGTAGTCAGAAGTCCAGGCTCTATCACCTTGCTTGCCGGGGCTTTGTCCCTCCGCTCTACATAGGCAGATGGGAACCAGCCAGCCTTTCCCTTGCATTCCCCTTCCGACCAACCGTTTGATGCCACCTGTGAAGGACAGAGTGCTTAGTCAGCATTCCGGTCCCCTGGATATCTCCCAGAGAATTAACAAAAATATACGAACATAACTATAAGCTGTCTTCCATCTGTTTGTTTTCTTGCGATGGTTACAGAACTACACAATAGGATCCTGCCGTTATGGATTATAGACTACTTAGAAGGGAGCTATGCATTTATAATATATCTTGCTTCACAACTTAGGCCATGAGGTTTCCTACAGCATTGATAAAACTTAGTTGCCAACAATAACGCAAACCATCTGTACCTGGCGGACCACAACATATTCGCCCACGGATAGACTGAGCTCACCATCAGCCTGAGCATCGAATGGATGAATAACCTGCCCAAAAAGCAAGTCATGAATTCCTCAGCTAATAGAATATTATACTGCTAAGTTCAGCACTTAATACTAATTGTGCAATGCTATTTGTATCAGCATAACACAGGTGATAGTATTTACTGATGTAACATAAGACTGAGATGAAACATATTGTTTATGTGTCAAGCTTTGTTGAAGATGTAGCAGTCTGAAccatcaccaatcaaatcaattGTTCACTTAAACTGGGTGTCCACAAAGTTTCAGGCTTGTCTTGTGTCCAGTAAAAACTGGTTCATTTCAGGATTTCTCACGCAACAAGAAATGGTAGCAAGTGACTGGAGAATGTGTGAGATTCATATCATGTATACATAAAATTAGCCATCAAAATGCTATATTGTAGGAGATATATCTATTTATTTAACTGGAAAGTAACGAGATAAAACTATGTGGCACTTAAAAAATCACCAAATTATCTAAATATCTTAaaaacagaaaggataaaccTCATAATATAAAAGTTCTAATTCTAACATAGCATACTGAACTATGATGAGCTTAGAGTGAATATATTGCTAAAAGGTGACGCATGATATATACAAGAGAATGGTATTCACAACATGCTGTGCAAAGATCAATCATACCTCCCCAAGAAATTGTACCTCCTGACCATTCCCTATGGATTCActaggtttagttaatactgGTTCTTCAGATGTGCTATCTGAGTGCACTTGTGCTGGAGCAGTTTCTGATTCAGGCTCTGATGACTGTTCATCATAATGGTTTATTGTTTCATTATGATGCTTTGCAAGGAGCATCTGCACATATGAGAAAAATGAAAACACAGTGATCTTATGCATATCCAGGTTTAAGATATTGCAAACTAGCTATCCAGGTGAAAAAAGGGCACATTTTACTGTAACAGTTGTGCACCTCATCATGGAGTTTATTCAGAATATCAGCAGCGTTTTGATGATACGTTCTCTCAGCATCAACCTGTAAGAATGGAATAAGGGCTGTCAGAATCCATCTAATTCTTTATCCAAGAAACTTTCCGTGGATGAGTGATAAACTTCGTTCAGCCAAAATAATAAAAGTATGCTTAGGTTCACAGACACAGTTGCAAAATGGCAGTACTGGAACTCATGACTTATTCAAGAAGTTTCAAACATTTACTGTTAACAAGCAAATTCTACTACTTCTATAACATTTGAAGACAGTCAAAGGGGATTAGAAGACCCTGTATTAGGGTTTGCACTCGAGTCCCAGTTCTACTCTTTCAAAACATGGGATGATTGATTGATCATATTTCTAGGATTTTCTAGGGATGATTCCAACCCTCAAATCCTGGCTGAAAAGGCAGAACAAAGAAGAATTATATACAAGAGCTATGCTGAAAATAGTACCAAGGGATGGCAATTTTTAGAAGAAGCAGTCTAGCAACTAAGTGTAGGTTGTTGAGGTGTGAAAAGGCCTGAGAGGATTCAATGGTCACCACAGGCTCCTAATCACTGAAAAATGGATCATGCACCTTCACTTGATATATGAAGATTTTGAAAGAACAGTGACCCATAGCATACCATTGCAAGAAGACGTTCATATGTAACTTGCTGTTGCTGAGCCTCTACAGCCTCCATAGCTGCAGTTGCTTCTCTTCCTAATGCTGCCAGTGTAGTTCGGAGATCTGATAATTTTGATTCTGCATGTTGCAGTTTCATAGAGTTATCTGTGTTGCCACTACTTTCCTTGGACTTAAGTTGCTTTCTCATCACATCAGCTATCTAAGGAATAAAACTCACAATTAGTAGCTGGCACTAGACTCTATAGAACAGAAACTTTCCTTTCTATAATTTGTTACCTGAGACTCCATGTCTTGTCTGATCCGTTGATAACGGTAAGTTAGCAAGCGAGCATCTTCAAGAGGAGCACTCATTATCATTTCTCGGAGAGGCTCAAAAACCTTTTATAAATAAATTCAATAAGCTAAACAGCTTTGGTTAAGATCATAGGTACAATAACTTATGTG from Panicum hallii strain FIL2 chromosome 9, PHallii_v3.1, whole genome shotgun sequence includes:
- the LOC112874257 gene encoding SH3 domain-containing protein 2-like codes for the protein MEALKKHASKLREHVAKQQQAVLKQFSARYNQDPSLVDEAELECHQNLQRLYSTTRAAKHFQRNIVRGVEGFIAVSTKQMEIVKRLAEDCCKYGVDNQHFGFALAKASVEFGNSHKQIEKEREDLLKVLGEQVFEPLREMIMSAPLEDARLLTYRYQRIRQDMESQIADVMRKQLKSKESSGNTDNSMKLQHAESKLSDLRTTLAALGREATAAMEAVEAQQQQVTYERLLAMVDAERTYHQNAADILNKLHDEMLLAKHHNETINHYDEQSSEPESETAPAQVHSDSTSEEPVLTKPSESIGNGQEVQFLGEVIHPFDAQADGELSLSVGEYVVVRQVASNGWSEGECKGKAGWFPSAYVERRDKAPASKVIEPGLLTT